A section of the Streptomyces sp. NBC_01591 genome encodes:
- a CDS encoding TetR/AcrR family transcriptional regulator, which translates to MPTKKKPQVTPSPERRRELLATAAEVFAAQGYNATTVRRIADEAGMLAGSLYYHFDSKESMIDEILSTFLTELWAGYDTVLAAGLPPRQTIEALVTESFREIDRHRAAVAIYQKESRHLAAQPRFQYLADSQQKFEKAWLGTLERGVADHSFRADLDIRLTYRFVRDTVWVAASWYRPGGLHSPEEIARQYLSMVLDGIALDT; encoded by the coding sequence GTGCCTACCAAGAAGAAGCCCCAGGTGACCCCCTCGCCCGAGCGGCGCCGTGAACTGCTCGCCACCGCGGCCGAGGTCTTCGCCGCCCAGGGATACAACGCCACCACCGTCCGCAGGATCGCGGACGAGGCCGGGATGCTCGCGGGCAGCCTCTACTACCACTTCGATTCCAAGGAATCGATGATCGACGAGATCCTCTCGACCTTCCTCACCGAACTCTGGGCGGGGTACGACACGGTGCTCGCCGCCGGGCTGCCCCCCAGGCAGACCATCGAGGCGCTCGTCACCGAGTCCTTCCGGGAGATCGACCGGCACCGTGCCGCGGTCGCCATCTACCAGAAGGAGTCCAGGCATCTGGCCGCGCAGCCGCGCTTCCAGTACCTCGCCGACTCCCAGCAGAAGTTCGAGAAGGCCTGGCTCGGCACGCTGGAACGCGGCGTCGCCGACCACAGCTTCCGCGCCGACCTCGACATCCGCCTCACCTACCGCTTCGTCCGCGACACCGTCTGGGTCGCCGCGTCCTGGTACCGGCCGGGCGGACTGCACAGCCCCGAGGAGATCGCCCGCCAGTACCTCTCGATGGTCCTGGACGGCATCGCCCTC
- a CDS encoding SDR family oxidoreductase: MSAPQYVSGHGLLAGRTAVVTAAAGAGIGGATARRFLEEGARIVIGDAHARRLKETEQAFAEEFGADRVAALPCDVTDETQVRALFELAERTHGGLDIVVNNAGLGGTAELTEMTDEQWTKVLDVTLNGTFRCTRAALRSLKAAGRGGIVVNNASVVGWRAQSGQAHYAAAKAGVMALTRCAAIEAAEYGVRVNAVAPSLAMHPHLVKVTSAELLDELTAKEAFGRYAEPWEVANVIVFLASDYSSYLTGEVVSVSSQRA, from the coding sequence GTGAGCGCACCGCAGTACGTATCCGGGCACGGGCTGCTGGCCGGCCGCACCGCCGTCGTCACCGCGGCCGCGGGCGCCGGCATCGGCGGCGCCACCGCCCGCCGATTCCTGGAGGAGGGCGCCCGCATCGTCATCGGCGACGCGCACGCCCGCCGGCTGAAGGAGACCGAGCAGGCCTTCGCCGAGGAGTTCGGCGCGGACCGCGTCGCCGCACTGCCCTGCGACGTCACCGACGAGACCCAGGTCCGGGCCCTCTTCGAACTCGCCGAACGGACCCACGGCGGCCTCGACATCGTCGTCAACAACGCCGGACTCGGCGGCACCGCCGAACTCACCGAGATGACCGACGAACAGTGGACCAAGGTCCTCGACGTCACCCTGAACGGCACCTTCCGCTGCACCCGGGCCGCCCTGCGCTCCCTCAAGGCGGCGGGCCGCGGCGGCATCGTCGTCAACAACGCCTCCGTCGTCGGCTGGCGCGCCCAGAGCGGCCAGGCGCACTACGCCGCCGCGAAGGCGGGCGTCATGGCGCTCACCCGGTGCGCCGCGATAGAGGCCGCCGAGTACGGCGTACGCGTCAACGCCGTCGCGCCCAGCCTCGCCATGCACCCGCACCTGGTGAAGGTCACCTCCGCCGAACTGCTCGACGAACTGACCGCGAAGGAGGCCTTCGGCCGGTACGCCGAGCCGTGGGAGGTCGCCAACGTCATCGTCTTCCTCGCCAGCGACTACTCCTCGTACCTGACCGGCGAGGTCGTCTCCGTAAGCAGTCAGCGTGCCTGA
- a CDS encoding enoyl-CoA hydratase yields the protein MPSAHDPSAAGHRDGPVLYERRGPVAYITLNRPRYRNAQNSAMTYALDDAFYRAAEDSEVKVAVLAGAGEHFSAGHDIGTPERDAHLPFERRAGLWWDHSDKTGAESRFARESEVYLGMCRRWRELPKPVIASVQGACVAGGLMLAWICDLIVASEDAFFADPVVRMGIPGVEYFAHPWVMPPRIAKEFLYTGDRMSARRAYEVGMVNKVVERGELADSTHELALRIAAMPRLGLALTKRAVNQAEDLQGMHTGMDSVFGLHHLAHAHNAETAADPLGGMDIAAMKKKADG from the coding sequence ATGCCCTCTGCCCATGACCCCTCCGCCGCCGGCCACCGGGACGGCCCGGTGCTGTACGAGCGCCGCGGCCCGGTCGCGTACATCACCCTGAACCGCCCGCGCTACCGCAACGCCCAGAACTCGGCCATGACCTACGCCCTGGACGACGCGTTCTACCGGGCCGCCGAGGACTCCGAAGTCAAGGTGGCCGTGCTGGCGGGCGCCGGGGAGCACTTCTCGGCGGGCCATGACATCGGCACGCCCGAGCGCGACGCGCATCTGCCCTTCGAGCGCAGGGCGGGCCTGTGGTGGGACCACTCCGACAAGACCGGCGCGGAGAGCCGCTTCGCCCGCGAGTCGGAGGTCTATCTGGGCATGTGCCGGCGGTGGCGCGAGCTGCCGAAGCCGGTCATCGCCTCCGTCCAGGGCGCGTGCGTGGCCGGCGGGCTGATGCTCGCCTGGATCTGCGACCTGATCGTGGCGAGCGAGGACGCCTTCTTCGCCGATCCGGTGGTGCGGATGGGCATCCCCGGTGTCGAGTACTTCGCCCACCCGTGGGTGATGCCGCCCCGGATCGCGAAGGAGTTCCTGTACACCGGCGACCGGATGAGCGCCCGCCGGGCGTACGAGGTCGGCATGGTGAACAAGGTGGTGGAACGCGGCGAACTCGCCGATTCCACACATGAGTTGGCGCTGCGGATCGCCGCGATGCCGCGGCTCGGGCTGGCCCTCACCAAGCGCGCGGTCAATCAGGCCGAGGACCTCCAGGGGATGCACACCGGGATGGACTCCGTCTTCGGGCTGCACCACCTCGCCCATGCGCACAACGCCGAGACGGCGGCGGACCCGCTCGGCGGCATGGACATCGCCGCGATGAAGAAGAAGGCGGACGGCTGA
- a CDS encoding acyl-CoA dehydrogenase family protein has protein sequence MDLSCTEQEAAFRAEARRWLRANVPAAPLPSLETAAGFAAHREWEARLYADRWSVVSWPAEYGGRGVDIFRWLIFEEEYYAAGGPGRVSQNGINLLAPTLFDHATDEQRARVLPSMASGEVIWAQAWSEPESGSDLASLRSRAVRTDGGWLLSGQKTWSSRAAFADRAFGIFRTDPGAAKPHHGLTYLMFDLSAPGVSVRPIGRLDGKPAFAELFLDEVFVPDEDVIGEPGQGWRIAMSTTGNERGLTLRSPGRFLAAADRLAVLWRTHGDPSDTAMRDRVADAVIGARAYQLFTAANASRFAAGATIGAESSLNKVFWSEYDIALHESALDLLGPDAELAESEWAEGYVFSLAGPIYAGTNEIQRDIIAERLLGLPKGRR, from the coding sequence ATGGATCTGTCGTGCACGGAACAGGAGGCGGCGTTCCGGGCCGAGGCGCGCAGGTGGCTGCGGGCCAACGTACCCGCCGCTCCGCTGCCGTCGCTGGAGACCGCCGCGGGCTTCGCCGCGCACCGGGAGTGGGAGGCGAGGCTGTACGCGGACCGCTGGTCGGTCGTCTCCTGGCCGGCCGAGTACGGCGGCCGGGGCGTCGACATCTTCCGGTGGCTGATCTTCGAGGAGGAGTACTACGCGGCGGGCGGCCCCGGCCGGGTCTCGCAGAACGGCATCAACCTCCTCGCCCCGACGCTCTTCGACCACGCCACGGACGAGCAGCGGGCCCGGGTCCTGCCGTCGATGGCGAGCGGTGAGGTGATCTGGGCGCAGGCGTGGTCCGAGCCGGAGTCGGGTTCGGACCTGGCCTCGCTGCGTTCGCGGGCGGTGCGCACGGACGGCGGCTGGCTGCTCTCGGGGCAGAAGACCTGGTCGTCCCGGGCCGCCTTCGCGGACCGGGCGTTCGGCATCTTCCGCACGGATCCCGGGGCGGCGAAGCCGCACCACGGGCTGACGTATCTGATGTTCGACCTGTCGGCGCCGGGGGTCTCGGTCCGGCCCATCGGGCGGCTCGACGGCAAGCCGGCCTTCGCCGAGCTGTTCCTGGACGAGGTGTTCGTACCGGACGAGGACGTCATCGGGGAGCCCGGCCAGGGCTGGCGTATCGCCATGTCGACAACGGGCAACGAGCGGGGGCTGACGCTCCGCTCCCCCGGCCGTTTCCTGGCCGCCGCCGACCGGCTGGCCGTGCTGTGGCGGACCCACGGCGACCCGTCGGACACGGCGATGCGGGACCGGGTGGCGGACGCGGTGATCGGAGCGCGCGCGTATCAGCTCTTCACCGCCGCCAACGCGTCCCGCTTCGCCGCCGGGGCGACCATCGGCGCGGAGTCCAGTCTGAACAAGGTGTTCTGGTCCGAGTACGACATCGCGCTGCACGAGAGCGCACTCGATCTGCTGGGCCCGGACGCGGAACTCGCCGAATCCGAGTGGGCCGAGGGGTATGTCTTCTCCCTCGCGGGCCCCATCTACGCCGGCACGAACGAGATCCAGCGCGACATCATCGCCGAGCGGCTGCTCGGCCTGCCGAAGGGACGGCGCTGA
- a CDS encoding acyl-CoA dehydrogenase family protein gives MRFLLDDEQREFARSLDAMLTASDTPSVVRAWAAGDHGPGMDLWARLAGAGVFALAVPEVYEGVGPLPVELAVAFTELGRHAVPGPVVETVAAAVLLADVGGPVAKEWLPGLASGAASATLRMDGYGPYALDADAVDAVFTVTGDELRLAPGPGALSVSSDPARRLWRPGPGGELLASGARVPEAAVRAARWAAFATAAQALGTGEALLRTTVEYVKQRTQFGTAIGSFQAVKHRLADTLIGLEFARPLLYGAALALAGDAPDAGAQVAAAKVTAGGAGYAAAGAALQLHGAVGYTQELDLALWLRKARPLRDAWGTPGACRARVLADGPAAPAARHPGSGGFAQ, from the coding sequence ATGCGTTTCCTCCTCGACGACGAGCAGCGGGAGTTCGCCCGCTCGCTGGATGCGATGCTGACCGCCTCGGACACGCCGTCGGTGGTACGGGCCTGGGCCGCCGGGGACCACGGACCCGGCATGGACCTGTGGGCGCGGCTGGCGGGAGCGGGCGTCTTCGCCCTCGCGGTACCGGAGGTGTACGAGGGTGTCGGCCCGCTGCCGGTCGAACTCGCGGTCGCCTTCACCGAGTTGGGGCGCCATGCGGTGCCGGGGCCGGTGGTGGAGACGGTCGCGGCCGCGGTGCTGCTGGCGGACGTGGGCGGCCCGGTGGCCAAGGAGTGGCTGCCCGGGCTGGCGTCGGGCGCGGCGTCGGCGACGCTCCGGATGGACGGGTACGGGCCGTACGCGCTGGACGCGGACGCCGTGGACGCGGTGTTCACGGTGACCGGTGACGAGCTGCGGCTCGCGCCCGGGCCCGGCGCGCTCAGCGTGTCGTCCGACCCGGCCCGGCGGCTGTGGCGCCCCGGGCCGGGCGGGGAACTGCTCGCATCGGGGGCCCGGGTGCCGGAGGCGGCGGTACGGGCCGCTCGGTGGGCGGCGTTCGCGACGGCCGCACAGGCTCTCGGCACGGGCGAGGCGCTGCTGCGGACCACGGTCGAATACGTGAAGCAGCGCACCCAGTTCGGTACGGCCATCGGCTCCTTCCAGGCGGTGAAGCACCGGCTGGCGGACACCCTGATCGGGCTGGAGTTCGCCCGTCCGCTGCTGTACGGAGCGGCGCTCGCGCTCGCCGGGGACGCGCCGGACGCCGGTGCGCAGGTGGCGGCGGCCAAGGTGACGGCGGGCGGGGCGGGGTACGCGGCGGCCGGGGCGGCGTTGCAGTTGCACGGTGCGGTGGGGTACACGCAGGAGCTGGACCTGGCGCTGTGGCTGCGGAAGGCACGGCCGCTGCGGGACGCGTGGGGGACGCCGGGGGCGTGCCGGGCGCGGGTGCTCGCCGACGGGCCGGCCGCACCCGCCGCCCGGCACCCCGGGTCAGGTGGTTTCGCTCAGTGA
- a CDS encoding pyridoxamine 5'-phosphate oxidase family protein → MTSSSWEDFRSAEPAFADTVRTRFQLYKHHVLATLRKDGSPRVTGLEVDFRFGEMWLGMMPNSRKALDLMRDPRFAVQANPGPDAEMADGDVRISGRAVEVTDPAVLARFIEEVKPPEPFHLFRAELTEVVRTGLEGGDTMVIQAWRPGHPLRSFRRGNDDSSLSETT, encoded by the coding sequence ATGACATCGAGCTCCTGGGAAGATTTCCGGTCGGCGGAGCCGGCCTTCGCCGACACCGTCCGGACCCGCTTCCAGCTGTACAAGCACCACGTCCTGGCGACCCTGCGCAAGGACGGATCGCCTCGCGTGACCGGGCTGGAGGTGGACTTCCGCTTCGGTGAGATGTGGCTCGGCATGATGCCGAACTCGCGCAAGGCGCTGGACCTGATGCGCGATCCGCGGTTCGCGGTGCAGGCCAACCCCGGACCGGACGCCGAGATGGCCGACGGCGACGTCCGGATCTCCGGCCGCGCGGTGGAGGTGACCGACCCCGCCGTGCTGGCCCGCTTCATCGAGGAGGTGAAGCCGCCGGAACCCTTCCACCTCTTCCGGGCGGAGCTGACCGAGGTGGTACGCACCGGGCTCGAAGGCGGCGACACCATGGTCATCCAGGCATGGCGCCCCGGTCACCCGCTGCGCAGCTTCCGGAGGGGCAACGACGACAGCTCACTGAGCGAAACCACCTGA